ATTCAGACCTGCAGGGACAGGGTTAGTTGGTCTTGGACAAGGACATTTGTCTTTGATTTCGCAACTAGGTGATCGAATTGGTCACAAATTCTCCTATTGTCTAGTTTCTCGTTTTTCAAAATTCACAAGTAAGCTCAAGTTTGGGTGGGAAGCAACTTTATCTAGAAATGGAATTGTTTCTGTGCCTTTGGTGGACAGATATCCAAGACACTTATACCACGTGAGTATTAAAGAAATTTACATTGGCAAGCTTGGAGTGTCACCTACAGGGACTACAGGTAATCGATCGATAATCGAAAAACTAATTCCAAACTTTTGTGGGAATCTTGATTTGCAAACTAACTATCCACTTTTTCTCCAATTTAACTTTTGGTTCTTTAACTACATGAGATATATTTAATTTGGTCATTATAAATTGCATCCAATTCTCATTATTAACTTTGCTTATGTTTTCATTTGGTAGTTGGTCCTACGTATAGCTATAGAAGAGAAGTTGTGATATACTTTCCGCAATCAACATAAAACTGGCctatattttcaatatattaaACACTCACTTATTGGGATATTAAATTTTCGTTGCTTTTTTTGTCGTTGTCTCATCACTAAGTTGATTTTTGAAATGAGTTAGAGGAGCTCAAATTCTAACTAATATCAAAGTGTTATTAGACTACCCATATCTGCGAATGTTATATGTTTTAACTAAATATAaaactcgtgcgttgcacgagtgtttttacaattttatcaacattatataaaatttattataatttaaataaaaatattatgtatatattaaatattttttacttataaattataataaaataaaaataattgtgttaaaatatttcattatgagtattagagttttctttgtttaaataatgaatactattcaaatttaataatttgcaTTGAAATAACTTTAACAATTTAAAGATGAATTTATTTAAACATACAATAAATTATAAAGtgcatttcaaatattttaaatcaattaataagttttaatatcaccaaataaattatatcaacattttcttatactttttatcaacaattaattaactttaactttgataattacaataaattttaattttaatattccaaaatattatttagtaaattgattattttttaattttagccttaattatttttctctgttatacttaagttgatcttttttactaatatataatagatcaaaatttataattcaaGAAATTTCTGAAAAAAATAGACACATGTCATACTTTTTTGACATCCACGTCATACttaataatgttaattttataaatatttttataaatgatttattaataaattattgcggcacttttttattttaaaactattttctaattttttattaataaaattaattaattttaattataaataatgtttccatataaaaatattatttaataaaagttTATTCTAAATATCATTTTATGTATACTCTATACactttttaatgtatataaaaagattattctaaaagacttaaataattataatatattagttttttatgtatgtaaaattattttataaaataacacaaaacaacATTATAATCTATATTAACAACACATGTAACTATTAAAAAATTCTAAGTATACATTTACGAAAAGTATTTAATCATTGACTATTTctgatatttcatatatttattttatataaaatatattactctatatgaatttaattttcttcTCAACTTGAggtcaataattaatattttaactacatatgtttaaatttttttatcacattataTTTAGCTTTTACTTAAATGTATaggaaattttataattaatatataaataattataaaaatgaagataaatatgtttataaatgtattatttaatgttggtagttgaatagtttttgacattacaatttattcagttttaattttattacttaatatatttattgcaaATGAAATTCTTTATTCTTCATGTATTTTAATGTAGAGGTAGGAATGACTTGATGTATTTAGTgcaaaaaactcaagtctcctttacatatatatatagatatagatatatatcATTGACTAAAAAAATATCAGTTGTAAATAAATAATGGATTCAGATCCATAATCCTCATTTGATGTCTCATTTATTGTTTTCCCAATGAAATTGTGTCatgttaataaaaaaaagtatgtGAATGACAATAATCAACTAGACGGGTGGTTTTAAAATGACACGTTTTTCTTTTGAGAGACATGGAAATGGATATCAAATGGAATATGAGAATTTGGATTTgatatgatatttttatttatatattagttTTTGGTAAGTTGGAATGTACaatatttgtttttaaaatattgTTTAGTCTAAAGTTAAGTTTGATCACGAAttcttaaatatttttataattgttgttgttgtctgtTATCACATATTTGTACAAAAATATTCATATTGAATAGCACAATTTTACAGATATGATAGTGGATTCTGGGACTACATTGAGTTTTCTTGAGACAAGTTTGTATGAGAGTTTTGAAACTACTCTGATAGAAGCGTATGGTGATGATCGTGTACCAATAAGTAATCCACCCAAGCCACTTACATTGTGTTACCTTGATGGAACAACGAAGGACCTCCCTGATATTACGTTCAACTTTTTCGGGGCTAACAAAGGATTGCGGTTAAGTACATTTAATGTATTTTCAAAGTTCAGCGGTTTGTTGTGCCTTATGGTGGCCCCTACCAAAGGTTACTCTGTCTTAGGAAACATAGCACAAATGGACTTTAAGGTATTGTATGATCTAAAAGAGAGAACAGTTTCTTTTGAACCGGCGGACTGTATCCATGAGTAGCAAGATAGGATCTTCACTCTCTACCGTGTTTATATATGCTTAAGGTGATAAtagaaaaaattcaaatataataatattagtGATCAAGTGTGAGATTATTTTGTGTCCTAGCTAGCTACTTTCttgagaaaaattaaaaaaattggtgaTTACTACTACTACATAAACACATGCATGCGATTGCAGTTCTATGCCAGTGGTAAAAGTAGTTGAAGCACGGTGTTCCAATGCATCGTAGTGGAAATATTACTACAGTTGCACATGAGTCTGGAGAATCAAACACtatttttgaaaacagttctcatttttagtttttaaaactaaaaaatcaaaagctaaaatatgtttttagtttctgtttttagttttcagatattaGTTTTTTAAATGTTGGAAAATATGTCAttgaaattgttttaaaaattgtttctgaaaattattttaaaaactaaaaactaaaactgcaatcaaacaaaCCCTAGATCATACAGTTACAACAACGTTGTAAGCATTATTGTACTAGAGTTGTGTATGAAAACTTATATAGAGCACATAATACAACAGTCCACAATATTAGctcaattttttctctttttcttttgttgtttttcaaGGAGCCTCAATGTTAGGttcgtattttttttttgttcttctaCAACGATATTATTACAaactttatattttttcatgTGAGATGAACAAGACCAGATCTATAGCTCCCAATGAGAGAGTCCTAAACCTAGTTAATTATTTCATTATAAAGATGAAGATGCATAATACAATAAGTCACCCcctttttataaaattttctaGCCTTCAATACATTGAGTCTTGATCTTAAATGGCCCATGCAAATATAACCCGCCCAACATGACGTAAATAATACTTAAATCGCTAACATAGTGTGATAAATACATAAATGGTGTATGACCACCCATATATAGAAGAGATTGCTCATAGGATGAAGACTCACTTTGTCTTAATTTTTAGATAGCGAGGTCACTCACCAGGTAATGGGATAGCTCTCTAGGTAGTGCTAGAGTCGCCCAAGAGTACTAAGACAGTGCATCTAGAAGGAATAAGTGAGGTAATCATTTTGGATGAACTAGAGTTCGCTAATAGGTTGAGGATCATGATTTTGAGTTCGAAGTTTTTAAGGTAAGACGAATGTTTGCTGTTATATGGTTTATAATTGTTTGACGAGTTATTATCACATATAGTTTGGCGAGTAGTTTTCAAGTATCACGTAGTGAGCCACTGACAATTTTTTTCTAAGAATTTGGAAAGGGTAGATGATGAGCAAGGAATTGCACCGTAGTATTTTATTAAGAGCTTCATGATTTTAGTTCATGAGGGAGAATTAAGGAATATAACGTTTGCTGGTATTTGATTATTTATGCAACTTGCAAGTATCATCACAAATTTCCTAGTTCTCTTGAGTTAAAAGCACTTGTAGCCTCAATAACTAATTAGGTTGGGTGTCTAGAAGACTTATGTACTATAAGTGTGACGTCAGTGGATTTCAATTGGGTGTACCCGCCAAAAAGAGATgatgaaataaaaatatttcaattaTTGAAAAAACTAATGATTGTTTTTggaacgccccgatttctcgagtgtcactttagtaacattTTTCTAAAATGCGAGTAAATTTTGACCGAAATAAAAACTTTCTTGACAGTAATgtaaatgatataaataaatacTGAATAAACCTCATTTTATTAATAGTGGAAAACTGGTTGAGTACATCATGTATTTGATCAAAAGGGAAACTAATGCTTTCGACCTTGCTCGAGCTCATCTACACCTGATGGCTTCAAGTAGGCGTCGAGCCCTAGAAACAAACTCGACCTCACACCCCAATACAGACGCATCTCACACCCAACCCGACTCAGATGATCCCTCTAGCCACGAACGCCTCGTCCACAGCCTCCTGAATCAGCGTGTCTGTACTCCTGGCGTCCTAGCAGCCTGTCGAACATCTCCTCCACACGAGCCTCCTCAACAACTGGTGTGGTGGCGGCTAGCTCCGGCTCAAGCGACATTGGAGAATAGAAGGGGGAGTCTGGCCCCGATGCATACCTTGGCGATGACAGGGTATACTCGGGCGACTGTGACAAATCCTCTGAAGGGTATAACTTCATCGAAGGCTCCAGAGGGGTCTCCTCAGCATATGACTCTTGTGTGTTTGGCAAACATGTTAAATTGCCTTTTGATTCATCCATGAATGTTACTTTGATGCCTTTTGATATTTTACATAGTGATCTTTGGACATCACCTATTTTAAGTTCTTCTAGTCATCATTATTATGTTTTAGTCTAGCTCCACCTGACCCACAACCCGTACCACCTGGCAGCCCACATCATCCTTTGACTGACTCTTCCACCTCCACGACCTCTCTTTATCTTTCTCCACCTTCAAGTCATCTCGATACCTCTCAGCTGCCACCTACACCACCAGCCCAGCATGCCCCTTCTACTCGGACCATGGCCACCCGTAGCATGACAGGTATTTACAAACCCCGAAAGATTTTTAACATTTCTGTTACCATTGATGATCCGTCCATTTCTCCACTTCCTAAAAACCCTAAGCTAGCCTTGTCCGGCTCTAATTGGAAATCTTCAATGCAGTCTAAAATTAATGCTCTTATTAGAAATGCTACGTGCGATTTGGTTCCCTGACCTTGTGATATTAATGTTATTTGTTGCATGTAGATTTTTCCGAATAAAAAGAAATCTAATGATTGTTTTGAGCGTTATaaagctcgtcttgtaggtgatggaaGGTCTCAACCACCCTCATCAGAACCcctcacatcatcaaggaatTCAACTCCGCTGGCCAAACCCCTGACCCTACCGGACTCTATCGCATCGTCGTCCTCATCCATACAACACCCAAACCTG
This portion of the Lotus japonicus ecotype B-129 chromosome 3, LjGifu_v1.2 genome encodes:
- the LOC130743690 gene encoding aspartic proteinase CDR1-like, which encodes MEVLVLALLIIGLMSPSTEAKPLIGFSIDLIHRDSPLSPLYNPSMNQSEALRKAAMRSIARYNTLFHHVTGEGIKSQTTIIPDQGEYLMKFSVGNPPLGQFGIIDTGSDMIWIQCEPCNDCYKQNSPIFNPTSSSTYKIEACGTKTCDLVRFNACGASGACRYSIYYSDNSSTVGELASDTISFGPYREVVSPNTFFGCGHDNTGIFRPAGTGLVGLGQGHLSLISQLGDRIGHKFSYCLVSRFSKFTSKLKFGWEATLSRNGIVSVPLVDRYPRHLYHVSIKEIYIGKLGVSPTGTTDMIVDSGTTLSFLETSLYESFETTLIEAYGDDRVPISNPPKPLTLCYLDGTTKDLPDITFNFFGANKGLRLSTFNVFSKFSGLLCLMVAPTKGYSVLGNIAQMDFKVLYDLKERTVSFEPADCIHE